From one Pempheris klunzingeri isolate RE-2024b chromosome 9, fPemKlu1.hap1, whole genome shotgun sequence genomic stretch:
- the grhpra gene encoding glyoxylate reductase/hydroxypyruvate reductase — protein sequence MQTAGKLMKVFLTRRIPQEGMKILSAAGVCEVSLWDSDEPVPRAELLKGVQGAHGLLCLLSDKIDAEVLDAAGPNLKTISTLSVGFDHLALDEIKKRGIRVGYTPDVLTDATAELTVALLLATARRLPEGVEEVKNGGWSSWKPLWLCGYGLSGSTVGVIGLGRIGMAIARRLMPFGVKRLLYSGRTAKADAAEVTGEFVPLDTLVSESDFIVVSCSLTPETQGLCDKAFFSKMKNTAVFVNSSRGAVVNQEDLYEALTSGQIAAAGLDVTTPEPLPTNHPLLSLKNCVVLPHIGSATYSTRGIMAALSARNLLGGLQDTDMPSELTF from the exons ATGCAAACAGCTGGTAAACTCATGAAGGTGTTCTTGACGAGACGCATCCCGCAAGAGGGGATGAAGATCCTCTCAGCAGCTGGAGT ATGCGAGGTGTCTCTGTGGGACTCTGATGAACCTGTGCCGAGGGCAGAGCTTCTCAAAGGTGTGCAGGGGGCTCACGGCcttctgtgtctgctgtcagaCAAGATCGATGCTGAGGTTCTGGACGCTGCAG GGCCAAACCTGAAGACAATCAGCACTCTGTCCGTTGGATTTGACCACTTGGCTCTTGACGAAATCAAAAAACG TGGTATACGTGTTGGATACACTCCAGATGTTCTGACTGATGCCACAGCAGAACTGactgtagctctgctgctggCCACCGCTCGCAGATTACCAGAGGGAGTGGAGGAGGTCAAAAA tggTGGCTGGAGCTCGTGGAAGCCTCTCTGGCTGTGTGGTTATGGTCTGTCTGGCAGCACAGTAGGAGTCATTGGCCTGGGACGCATTG GCATGGCCATTGCTCGGAGACTCATGCCTTTCGGAGTGAAGAGGCTGCTTTACTCTGGAAGAACAGCCAAGGCTGACGCTGCTGAGGTGACTGGAGAGTTTG TTCCCCTGGACACACTTGTGTCTGAGAGCGACTTCATAGTTGTTTCCTGCTCCCTGACACCGGAAACCCAGGGGCTGTGTGACAAGGCCTTCTTCAGCaagatgaaaaacacagcagtcttCGTCAACTCAAGCAG AGGAGCTGTGGTGAACCAGGAGGATCTGTACGAGGCTTTGACCAGCGGACAGATAGCTGCAGCTGGACTGGATGTCACAACGCCTGAGCCACTCCCAACAAACCACCCCCTTCTCTCACTTAAAAACTGTG TGGTGCTGCCGCACATTGGCAGTGCCACCTACTCCACAAGAGGCATCATGGCAGCTTTGTCAGCTCGAAACCTGCTGGGGGGGTTACAGGATACAGACATGCCCAGTGAGCTCACCTTCTAG
- the LOC139206713 gene encoding zinc finger and BTB domain-containing protein 5-like encodes MDFPGHFLHIFKQLNHQRLHAQLCDCVVVVGGQSFQAHRSILAACSSHFRALLSSTDNCDEIGGPGTDTGGGGGGGPSVMELDPEVVTPEAFSTLLDMIYTSTLSLGASNVMDVLLAASHLHLNTVVKACKLHLSRKNFPASPPKGWRSMQQQQRQQCPSSQAERSVLLQQATSVMEEDTDMEEVGVEVSQSGGVEDLMRRQVSGEEGAAPFLRHKRKSQEDRLSGRKRSCRLPEGNYKEGSPTVTRSTISAEEGGEELLSPDCLKTTDGLWESPGQGEEEEEEKYEATKGESEEIQLPSQSDSSTGGAGVWEKGGDTNGDSVVKVKVGEEGEDEGDETKMAMIEVKKENLSSYSPDLVPNNSPSPHPPQHCTDNLRTHLNDEKMATACPAEGDVSALQSQLCSDLQTDAQREAGDLGEESVDGEGLESLSELAFSCFLNSSNEGVMGALEEEDSLASLTAAATAAAAASDAGEPCQNLGETNASSAQSSDSSSSLVFPVTSVPLQQLLPTQGSGFSETLILQPTQNSLAGFLNGIRPGLGLETSLIQPSRAGKVSAATTFRRIAPKVPPGSETDPSSATAGDAADRPPLTRASEDVLSKCKKAAAEDHVLLVEGEKKYACKICCKTFMNLTDCKKHIRVHTGEKPYPCPKCGKRFSQSSHLYKHSKNTCISWKDDQPFPDTLL; translated from the coding sequence ATGGACTTCCCAGGCCATTTCCTGCATATTTTCAAGCAGCTCAACCACCAGCGCCTGCATGCTcagctgtgtgattgtgtggtggtggttggaGGCCAGAGCTTCCAGGCTCACCGCTCCATCCTGGCAGCATGCAGCTCCCACTTCAGGGCGCTTTTGAGCTCCACGGACAACTGTGACGAGATTGGAGGACCAGGGACTGACacaggtggtggaggtggaggagggccCAGTGTGATGGAGCTAGATCCAGAGGTGGTGACTCCCGAGGCCTTCTCCACCCTGCTAGACATGATTTAcacctccaccctctctctGGGGGCATCTAATGTGATGGATGTGCTGTTGGCAGCATCACACCTGCACCTAAACACTGTGGTCAAGGCCTGCAAGCTCCACCTGTCCAGGAAAAACTTCCCTGCATCTCCGCCCAAAGGCTGGAGGTcaatgcaacagcagcagcggcagcagtgTCCGTCTTCCCAGGCTGAGAGGTCGGTGTTGCTTCAACAGGCCACATCTGTCATGGAGGAGGACACAGATATGGAGGAAGTGGGGGTGGAGGTTAGTCAGTCTGGTGGGGTTGAAGACCTGATGAGGAGGCAAGTCAGTGGCGAGGAGGGTGCTGCACCATTTTTGAGGCACAAGAGAAAGTCACAAGAGGACAGGCTCAGTGGCAGAAAGAGGTCCTGCAGGCTGCCTGAGGGAAACTATAAGGAGGGTTCACCTACCGTGACCAGAAGCACCATCagtgcagaggagggaggagaggagctgctgtcccCGGACTGCCTGAAGACCACTGACGGGCTCTGGGAGAGCCCAGGacagggggaggaagaggaggaggagaaatatgAAGCAACCAAGGGCGAGTCAGAGGAGATTCAGCTTCCGAGCCAGTCGGACAGCAGTACAGGTGGTGCAGGTGTGTGGGAGAAGGGTGGAGATACAAATGGAGACTCTGTGGTCAAAGTAAAGgtgggagaggaaggggaggatgagggggaTGAAACAAAGATGGCTATGATTgaggtgaaaaaggaaaatctgaGCTCATACTCCCCTGATTTAGTACCTAACAATTCTCCATCTCCACATCCACCCCAACACTGCACAGACAATTTGAGGACACATCTGAATGATGAGAAAATGGCCACAGCCTGCCCAGCAGAGGGAGATGTCAGTGCTTTACAATCTCAGCTGTGCTCAGATCTTCAAACTGATGCTCAGAGAGAGGCTGGAGATTTGGGTGAGGAGTCGGTAGATGGCGAAGGCCTAGAGAGCCTGTCAGAACTTGCTTTTTCTTGCTTCCTCAACTCCAGTAATGAAGGAGTAATGGGAGCTCTGGAAGAAGAAGACAGCCTTGCTAGCCTCACTGCTGCAGCTACTGCCGCTGCCGCTGCAAGTGATGCTGGGGAACCATGTCAAAACTTAGGAGAAACAAACGCCTCCTCCGCTCAGTCCTCGGATTCCTCCTCCTCGCTTGTTTTTCCAGTAACGTCTGTCCCCTTGCAGCAGCTTCTCCCAACTCAGGGCTCTGGTTTCAGCGAGACACTCATCCTCCAGCCCACCCAAAACTCTTTAGCAGGGTTCCTGAATGGCATCAGACCGGGCCTCGGTCTGGAAACTTCCCTCATCCAACCCTCTAGGGCTGGGAAGGTTTCAGCGGCAACAACCTTCCGTCGCATCGCCCCCAAAGTGCCGCCTGGGTCAGAAACGGATCCCTCCTCTGCAACAGCAGGGGATGCTGCTGATCGGCCACCTCTCACAAGAGCGTCAGAGGATGTTCTGTCCAAGTGCAAGAAAGCAGCTGCGGAAGACCACGTACTGCTGGTGGAAGGGGAGAAGAAATACGCCTGCAAAATCTGCTGCAAGACCTTCATGAACCTGACTGACTGTAAGAAGCACATTCGTGTCCACACAGGTGAGAAGCCCTATCCCTGTCCCAAGTGTGGCAAACGCTTCAGCCAGTCCTCCCATCTGTATAAGCACTCGAAAAACACCTGCATTAGCTGGAAAGATGATCAGCCATTCCCAGACACCCTGCTCTGA
- the tomm5 gene encoding mitochondrial import receptor subunit TOM5 homolog: MFKLEGLGPKMDPEEMKKKMRQDVISSLRNFLIYVALLRATPYVLKKLDSI; encoded by the exons ATGTTCAAACTGGAAGGACTCGGGCCTAAAATGGAcccagaggagatgaagaagaaaatgagacaAGACGTGATCTCATCTTTACGAAACTTTCTTATTTACGTCGCCCTTCTCAGAGCCA CTCCATATGTGTTAAAGAAGCTGGACAGCATATGA